The Harpia harpyja isolate bHarHar1 chromosome 10, bHarHar1 primary haplotype, whole genome shotgun sequence genome includes a region encoding these proteins:
- the CHCHD5 gene encoding coiled-coil-helix-coiled-coil-helix domain-containing protein 5: MQAALEITARYCRNEMEQYGRCVAASPASWQHDCHRLRLSMSRCAAAHPIVQQIRQDCAEPFAAFEQCLKENQASVMNCSDHVNAFLLCADQVKLST; the protein is encoded by the exons AT GCAGGCGGCTTTGGAGATTACGGCACGTTATTGCCGTAACGAGATGGAGCAGTACGGGCGGTGCGTGGCCGCCAGCCCGGCCTCTTGGCAACACGACTGTCACCGTCTCCGCCTCAGTATGTCCCGCTGCGCCGCCGCTCA CCCCATCGTGCAGCAGATTCGCCAGGACTGCGCGGAGCCGTTCGCCGCCTTCGAGCAGTGCCTGAAGGAAAACCAAGCCTCCGTCATGAACTGCAGCGACCACGTCAACGCCTTCCTGCTCTGCGCTGACCAGGTGAAGCTCTCCACGTGA